Proteins from a genomic interval of Sphingopyxis sp. QXT-31:
- the rplS gene encoding 50S ribosomal protein L19 — MNLIQTIEAEEIAKAGKTIPEFRPGDTLKVGVKVVEGERTRVQNFEGVCIARSNKGMGSNFTVRKMSFGEGVERVFPLYSPNIDSITVVRKGAVRRAKLYYLRGRTGKSARIAERRDYRPEASEG, encoded by the coding sequence ATGAACCTCATCCAGACGATCGAAGCCGAAGAAATTGCCAAGGCCGGCAAGACGATCCCCGAATTCCGCCCCGGCGACACGCTGAAGGTCGGTGTGAAGGTCGTCGAAGGCGAACGCACCCGCGTGCAGAATTTCGAAGGCGTGTGCATCGCGCGCTCGAACAAGGGCATGGGCTCGAACTTCACCGTGCGCAAAATGTCGTTCGGCGAAGGCGTCGAGCGCGTTTTCCCGCTCTATTCGCCCAACATCGACAGCATTACCGTCGTCCGCAAGGGTGCCGTGCGTCGTGCGAAGCTTTATTATCTTCGTGGCCGCACCGGTAAATCGGCGCGTATTGCGGAGCGCCGCGATTACCGGCCGGAAGCCAGCGAGGGCTAA
- a CDS encoding aspartate-semialdehyde dehydrogenase: MGYRIVVAGATGNVGREVLAILFEREFPIDELALVASSRSQGLDIELGDTGRTAKCQNIDNFDWTGWDMAIFAIGSDATAIHAPKAAAAGCVVIDNSSLYRMDPDVPLIVPEVNPDAIDGYKKRNIIANPNCSTAQMVVALKPLHDAATIKRVVVSTYQSVSGAGKAGMDELWNQTRQIFVGDEKDVQKFTKQIAFNVIPHIDKFLDDGSTKEEWKMVVETKKILDPKIKVTATCVRVPVFVGHSEAINIEMEEELSAEDAQRILREAPGVVLHDKREDGGYITPVECVGDFATFVSRVRDDPTVDNGLNLWCVSDNLRKGAALNAVQIAELLGRRHLKKG; encoded by the coding sequence ATGGGTTATCGTATCGTTGTCGCCGGCGCGACGGGCAATGTCGGGCGCGAAGTGCTCGCCATCCTGTTCGAACGCGAATTCCCGATCGACGAACTCGCGCTGGTCGCCTCGTCGCGCAGCCAGGGCCTCGATATCGAACTCGGCGACACCGGCCGCACCGCCAAATGCCAGAATATCGACAATTTCGACTGGACCGGCTGGGACATGGCGATCTTCGCGATCGGCAGCGACGCAACCGCGATCCATGCGCCCAAGGCCGCCGCGGCCGGCTGCGTGGTGATCGACAACAGCTCGCTCTACCGGATGGACCCCGACGTGCCGCTGATTGTGCCCGAGGTGAACCCCGACGCGATCGACGGCTATAAAAAGCGCAATATCATCGCCAACCCCAATTGCTCGACCGCGCAGATGGTCGTCGCATTGAAGCCGCTGCATGATGCCGCGACGATCAAGCGCGTCGTCGTCTCGACCTATCAGTCGGTGTCGGGCGCCGGCAAGGCGGGTATGGACGAGCTGTGGAACCAGACGCGCCAGATCTTCGTCGGCGACGAAAAGGACGTGCAGAAGTTCACCAAGCAGATCGCCTTCAACGTCATCCCGCACATCGACAAGTTCCTCGACGACGGCTCGACCAAGGAAGAGTGGAAGATGGTCGTCGAGACGAAGAAGATCCTCGATCCCAAGATCAAGGTCACCGCGACCTGCGTCCGTGTCCCCGTCTTCGTCGGCCATTCGGAAGCGATCAACATCGAGATGGAGGAGGAGCTGTCGGCCGAGGATGCGCAGCGCATCCTGCGCGAGGCCCCGGGCGTCGTGCTCCACGACAAGCGCGAGGACGGTGGTTACATCACCCCCGTCGAATGCGTCGGCGACTTCGCGACCTTCGTGTCGCGGGTTCGGGATGATCCGACGGTCGATAACGGCCTGAACCTGTGGTGCGTCAGCGACAACCTTCGCAAGGGTGCGGCTTTGAACGCGGTGCAGATTGCGGAGCTGCTGGGGCGTCGACATCTGAAGAAGGGCTGA
- a CDS encoding DUF5990 family protein — MARAEQQEIAMRIVIEQPVVGVPHSLQDKDGGPLDAKASVAGEPLVFDFAIRAGPGPKFFGDQVRREGPVQRFVYIRIGDLAGDHASPWSRRMKIDIHDIGRNLLDAAAKDGRQIVLSVNGTGKDGKPACATVAVTGRRLV, encoded by the coding sequence ATGGCGCGCGCGGAGCAGCAGGAGATCGCGATGCGGATCGTCATCGAGCAGCCGGTGGTCGGCGTACCGCACAGCCTGCAGGACAAGGACGGCGGGCCGCTCGATGCCAAAGCGTCGGTGGCGGGTGAGCCGCTGGTCTTCGATTTTGCGATCCGCGCCGGGCCGGGGCCGAAATTCTTCGGCGATCAGGTGCGGCGCGAGGGCCCGGTGCAGCGCTTCGTCTATATCCGCATCGGCGACCTCGCCGGCGATCATGCCTCGCCGTGGAGCCGGCGGATGAAGATCGACATCCACGATATCGGGCGGAATCTGCTTGATGCCGCCGCAAAGGACGGTCGGCAGATTGTGCTATCGGTCAACGGGACGGGCAAGGACGGCAAGCCGGCCTGCGCGACGGTGGCGGTGACGGGGCGGCGGCTGGTTTAG
- a CDS encoding helix-turn-helix domain-containing protein, translating into MAISGYFLPAAPGADRRQGGRRKLSLLAKGARHDGKGIDVQIHNISGTGLLFESDIKLAAGDRIEIELPHAGDITAVVIWASGRHFGCQFEGPVSRATLSAVELKSATEALAAPEATEETATGPAADEPFGDRLLRLRTKAGIDRADVAKRMNVSAASVLGWEKGRVRPKRSRMAALAKILGVPPAELLGEAAFDKVAEAIDRSRKEIARAVGVSADKVRIIVEY; encoded by the coding sequence ATGGCCATTTCCGGATATTTTCTGCCCGCGGCGCCCGGCGCCGACCGGCGTCAGGGCGGACGACGCAAGCTCAGCTTGCTCGCGAAAGGCGCGCGGCACGACGGCAAGGGCATCGACGTCCAGATCCACAATATCTCGGGCACCGGCCTGCTTTTCGAAAGCGACATCAAGCTGGCGGCGGGCGACCGGATCGAGATCGAGCTGCCGCACGCCGGGGACATCACCGCGGTGGTGATCTGGGCGAGCGGGCGGCATTTCGGATGCCAGTTCGAGGGCCCGGTGTCGCGCGCGACGCTCAGCGCGGTCGAGCTCAAGAGCGCGACCGAGGCGCTCGCTGCCCCCGAAGCGACCGAAGAAACGGCCACGGGCCCCGCGGCCGACGAGCCCTTCGGTGACCGACTGCTGCGGCTGCGCACCAAGGCCGGGATAGACCGCGCCGACGTCGCGAAGCGCATGAACGTCAGTGCGGCATCGGTGCTCGGCTGGGAAAAGGGCCGCGTCCGCCCCAAACGCAGCCGGATGGCGGCGCTCGCGAAGATTTTGGGCGTGCCCCCCGCCGAACTGCTGGGCGAGGCGGCTTTTGACAAGGTGGCGGAGGCAATCGATCGCAGCCGCAAGGAGATCGCGCGCGCGGTCGGCGTGAGCGCCGACAAGGTGCGGATCATCGTCGAATATTAG
- a CDS encoding AbrB/MazE/SpoVT family DNA-binding domain-containing protein: MTKRNEVNEDMRLFALNRVFGSAPWLKSSEKKRHKVKVFKSGNSLAVRIPAGTKLVAGTEMELIIEDGQFLSYEPANRPKRKFNIAKVAGSATGLQLIAPEDRLFEDRTLLVGKADGDDGA, encoded by the coding sequence ATGACGAAGCGCAATGAAGTGAATGAAGACATGCGCCTGTTCGCCTTGAATCGAGTGTTTGGTTCCGCTCCATGGCTGAAGTCTTCGGAAAAGAAGCGGCACAAGGTCAAAGTCTTCAAATCGGGAAATTCGCTGGCGGTGCGAATTCCGGCGGGCACCAAATTGGTGGCGGGAACCGAAATGGAGCTGATTATCGAAGACGGGCAATTTCTCTCCTACGAGCCCGCCAACCGGCCCAAACGCAAATTCAATATCGCGAAGGTCGCGGGATCGGCCACGGGGCTGCAACTGATCGCGCCTGAGGACAGGTTGTTCGAGGACCGAACCCTGCTGGTGGGCAAGGCCGACGGGGATGATGGCGCGTGA
- a CDS encoding DHA2 family efflux MFS transporter permease subunit, whose product MASRSLPRRSPAAALPADDRIPLHERVRYRGLLMVAVMGASIMQILDTTIANVAIPHMQSALGATSETVTWVLTSYILASAIAMPITGWLADRIGRRELFLAAIVGFIITSMACGAAQSLEQMVAFRFLQGISAAFIGPLSQSVMLDINPPDKQARAMSIWGMGIMIGPILGPVLGGWLTESVNWRWVFYVNLPVGLLTLAMMWALLPATRTSDRRFDLFGFSMLALGLASLQLMLDRGAHQDWFDSVEIWIECGVAIACLWMFAVHLFTSRRDTLFNRAMLADRNLVTAMGFMIVIGVVMFASMALLPPMLQNLFGWPVIDTGVVLAVRGIGILASMWFAGQMLGRIDARWMVGSGLLIAALSLWQMSHWSLEMGMQPVIVSGVVQGLGMGLIFIPLNTMAFATIAPQYRTDGSSLLNLLRSIGASVGISTVTTLLGANIQTSHEDLVAHVTNSSTSLLDPSTADRFGIAGDAAMAMVNAEINRQAAMVAYIDDFWLMMWVTLASIPLVLLLRPPKPGADKASVADMGH is encoded by the coding sequence ATGGCCAGCCGGTCCCTCCCCCGCCGCTCGCCCGCCGCGGCGCTACCCGCCGACGACCGCATCCCCCTCCACGAGCGCGTCCGTTACCGCGGCCTCCTCATGGTCGCCGTCATGGGCGCGTCGATCATGCAGATCCTCGACACGACCATCGCCAATGTCGCGATCCCGCATATGCAATCGGCGCTGGGCGCGACGAGCGAGACGGTGACCTGGGTGCTCACCAGCTATATCCTGGCCAGCGCCATCGCGATGCCGATCACCGGCTGGCTCGCCGACCGCATCGGGCGGCGCGAATTGTTCCTCGCCGCGATCGTGGGGTTCATCATCACCTCGATGGCGTGCGGCGCGGCGCAGTCGCTCGAACAGATGGTCGCCTTTCGCTTCCTGCAGGGGATCAGCGCCGCCTTCATCGGGCCGCTGTCGCAGTCGGTGATGCTCGACATCAACCCGCCCGACAAACAGGCGCGCGCGATGTCGATCTGGGGCATGGGGATCATGATCGGGCCGATCCTGGGCCCGGTGCTCGGCGGCTGGCTGACCGAGAGCGTCAACTGGCGCTGGGTGTTCTACGTCAACCTGCCCGTCGGGCTGTTGACGCTGGCGATGATGTGGGCGCTGCTGCCCGCGACGCGCACCAGCGACCGCCGGTTCGACCTGTTCGGTTTCTCGATGCTCGCGCTGGGGCTCGCGTCGCTGCAGCTGATGCTCGACCGCGGCGCGCACCAGGACTGGTTCGACAGCGTCGAAATCTGGATCGAATGCGGCGTCGCCATCGCCTGCCTGTGGATGTTCGCGGTGCATCTGTTCACCTCGCGGCGCGATACCTTGTTCAACCGCGCCATGCTCGCCGACCGCAACCTCGTCACCGCGATGGGCTTCATGATCGTGATCGGCGTCGTGATGTTCGCGTCGATGGCGCTGCTGCCGCCGATGCTGCAGAATCTGTTCGGCTGGCCGGTGATCGATACCGGCGTCGTGCTCGCGGTACGCGGCATCGGCATCCTCGCGAGCATGTGGTTCGCGGGCCAGATGCTGGGCAGGATCGACGCGCGCTGGATGGTGGGTTCGGGATTGCTGATCGCGGCGCTGTCCTTGTGGCAGATGAGCCACTGGTCGCTGGAAATGGGGATGCAGCCGGTGATCGTCAGCGGCGTCGTCCAGGGGCTGGGCATGGGGCTGATCTTCATCCCGCTCAACACCATGGCCTTTGCGACGATCGCGCCGCAGTATCGCACCGACGGGTCGAGCCTGCTCAACCTGCTACGCAGTATCGGCGCGTCGGTGGGGATTTCGACCGTCACCACCCTGCTAGGCGCGAATATCCAGACGAGCCACGAGGATCTGGTCGCGCATGTCACCAATAGCTCGACGAGCCTGCTCGACCCGTCGACCGCCGACCGCTTCGGCATCGCCGGCGACGCCGCGATGGCGATGGTCAATGCCGAGATCAACCGCCAGGCGGCGATGGTCGCCTATATCGACGATTTCTGGCTGATGATGTGGGTGACGCTGGCGTCGATCCCGCTGGTGCTGCTGCTGCGCCCGCCCAAGCCGGGGGCCGATAAGGCGTCGGTGGCGGATATGGGGCATTAG
- the trmD gene encoding tRNA (guanosine(37)-N1)-methyltransferase TrmD, whose amino-acid sequence MSFAAVPLTLYPDMFPGPLGHSMAGRALEAGVWSCAPVQIRDFATDKHRTVDDTPAGGGAGMVLKADILAAALDRAVAANPGLPILAMTPRGAPVTQARVRTLAAGPGAIILCGRFEGFDERIFDARPIEQVSMGDIILSGGEMGALMLLDACIRLIPGVMGATSSGDDESFENGLLEYPHYTRPVTWEGRTIPEVLRSGDHAKIAAWRKQQAEDQTRLRRPDLWERHIDARARPASGARRKEKD is encoded by the coding sequence ATGAGCTTCGCCGCCGTCCCGCTGACCCTCTATCCCGACATGTTCCCCGGCCCGCTGGGACACAGCATGGCGGGGCGCGCGCTGGAGGCGGGCGTCTGGTCGTGCGCGCCGGTGCAGATCCGCGATTTCGCGACCGACAAGCACCGCACCGTCGATGATACGCCCGCGGGTGGCGGTGCGGGCATGGTGCTGAAGGCCGACATTCTCGCCGCGGCGCTCGACCGTGCCGTGGCGGCGAATCCCGGCCTCCCGATCCTGGCCATGACCCCGCGCGGGGCGCCGGTTACGCAGGCGCGGGTGCGCACCCTTGCCGCAGGGCCGGGCGCGATCATCCTCTGTGGGCGGTTCGAGGGCTTCGACGAGCGTATCTTCGACGCGCGCCCGATCGAACAGGTCTCGATGGGCGACATCATCCTGTCGGGGGGCGAGATGGGGGCGCTGATGCTGCTCGACGCTTGCATTCGGCTGATTCCCGGCGTAATGGGCGCGACTTCAAGCGGTGACGACGAATCGTTCGAGAACGGTTTGCTCGAATATCCGCACTATACCCGACCTGTGACATGGGAAGGGCGCACGATCCCCGAAGTGCTGCGATCGGGGGATCATGCGAAGATCGCCGCCTGGCGGAAACAACAGGCGGAGGATCAGACACGGTTACGCAGGCCGGACCTTTGGGAGCGTCATATCGATGCTCGGGCCCGACCTGCCTCTGGCGCGCGGCGAAAAGAAAAGGACTAG
- a CDS encoding type II toxin-antitoxin system VapC family toxin — translation MKYLLDSDAIIALVMNLDARLVSRAGECDEGDLVTSAIAYAEVAHGSTRGKSPAFDELQAFVEEVRVLDFDYKAAQAYAALPFKRGSYDRLIAAHALSQGIALVTANEADFADVPGLKVENWTLP, via the coding sequence GTGAAATATCTGCTTGATAGCGATGCCATCATCGCGCTTGTCATGAATCTCGACGCCCGACTGGTGTCGCGAGCGGGGGAGTGCGACGAGGGCGACCTGGTCACCTCGGCCATCGCCTATGCCGAGGTTGCGCATGGTTCGACACGTGGCAAGTCCCCTGCCTTCGACGAGCTGCAAGCTTTTGTCGAAGAGGTCCGGGTGCTCGATTTCGATTATAAAGCCGCGCAGGCTTACGCGGCGCTGCCGTTCAAGCGGGGAAGCTACGACCGATTGATCGCTGCTCACGCATTATCCCAAGGCATCGCCCTAGTCACAGCAAACGAAGCCGACTTCGCCGACGTTCCGGGCTTGAAGGTCGAGAATTGGACGCTGCCATGA
- a CDS encoding DUF2238 domain-containing protein → MITALPRAQKILLGLLAALLLLAQIAQPYPEIALLQHIPTLAFLLASPWLLRRWPLSTASLACIALFLALHTLGGRYAYSNVPYDDWARALTGISLSDATGWTRNHYDRLVHFAFGALSVVPVAEIARRWGGLTTRGAALTVLAWVLAISCLYEMFEWLLTIVAVGETADRYNGQQGDIWDAQKDMALAALGAILLLPVLRRSR, encoded by the coding sequence GTGATCACCGCCCTTCCGCGCGCGCAGAAAATCCTCCTCGGCCTCCTTGCGGCGCTGCTCCTGCTCGCCCAGATCGCGCAGCCCTATCCCGAGATCGCGCTGCTCCAGCATATCCCGACACTCGCCTTCCTGCTCGCCTCGCCCTGGCTGCTGCGGCGCTGGCCGCTCTCGACCGCGTCGCTCGCCTGCATCGCGCTCTTCCTGGCGCTCCACACGCTCGGCGGCCGCTACGCCTACAGCAATGTCCCCTACGACGACTGGGCGCGCGCGCTGACCGGCATCAGCCTCTCCGACGCGACGGGCTGGACCCGCAACCACTACGACCGCCTCGTCCATTTCGCCTTCGGCGCGCTGTCGGTCGTCCCCGTCGCCGAGATCGCCCGCCGCTGGGGCGGGCTGACGACGCGCGGCGCCGCGCTGACCGTCCTCGCCTGGGTGCTCGCCATCTCGTGCCTCTACGAGATGTTCGAATGGCTGCTCACGATCGTCGCGGTGGGCGAGACCGCCGACCGCTACAACGGGCAGCAGGGCGACATCTGGGACGCGCAAAAGGATATGGCGCTCGCCGCCCTGGGTGCGATATTGCTGCTCCCCGTTCTTCGCAGGAGCCGATGA
- a CDS encoding DUF1287 domain-containing protein — translation MHQSASFQLSRRAVLGAGLCFAALGPAGRAAAATTAERLVAAARKQVGVTLAYDPAYTMLAFPNGDVDRAKGVCTDVLIRAYRDAFGVDLQALVNADMKGDFGAYPKNWGLRRPDRNIDHRRVPNLATYWTRQRARLPVSSDPADWRPGDIFTAMTGGRFPHTGIVSDRTTTAGRPLIIHNIGRGAREEDALFDHPLTGHFRWKV, via the coding sequence ATGCATCAGTCCGCGTCCTTCCAGCTTTCCCGGCGCGCCGTCCTCGGCGCGGGGCTGTGCTTTGCGGCGCTGGGGCCGGCGGGCCGGGCGGCGGCGGCGACCACCGCCGAGCGGCTGGTTGCGGCCGCCCGCAAGCAGGTCGGTGTCACCTTGGCCTATGACCCGGCCTACACCATGCTCGCCTTCCCGAACGGCGACGTCGACCGCGCCAAGGGCGTGTGCACCGACGTCCTCATCCGCGCCTATCGCGACGCGTTCGGCGTCGATCTCCAGGCCCTTGTAAACGCCGACATGAAGGGCGACTTTGGGGCCTATCCGAAAAACTGGGGCTTGCGCCGGCCCGACCGCAACATCGACCATCGCCGCGTGCCCAACCTTGCCACCTATTGGACGCGCCAGCGCGCGCGGCTCCCCGTCTCCAGCGATCCCGCCGACTGGCGACCGGGCGATATCTTCACCGCGATGACCGGCGGGCGCTTTCCGCACACCGGCATCGTCTCCGACCGAACCACCACCGCGGGCCGCCCGCTGATCATCCACAATATCGGCCGCGGCGCCCGCGAAGAGGACGCCTTGTTCGACCACCCGCTGACCGGCCATTTCCGCTGGAAGGTCTGA
- a CDS encoding HlyD family secretion protein — MAQLSTTPPKAEEAKPPKAAPKADPVPVPQPATASDTAAKPTLRTRLLMFGLPALLIAGGAGWWLTSGGSVSTDNAYVQMDKVSIAAEVGGRITEVAVKDGQNVTAGQLLFRIDGEPYRLNVAQATAAIDAAEVEVGNLSASANTSSVDIAAAREDVKFAEVTFGRQAALMEKGFTTRAAYDAARHAVSQARERVRQAEAAAAEARVKLAAGPSSGINPQVEAARVQRAQAQVNLGRTEVRAPSAGRVAQSDRLQIGPMMVAGLPAVTLVDTAHPWVEANFKETDLADMRVGQRAEISFDAYPGLKIRGHVLTIGAGTGSEFSVLPAQNATGNWVKVTQRVPVKIAFDEKPSREMIAGLSADVRVFTGNGAVAGK, encoded by the coding sequence ATGGCCCAGCTCTCCACCACCCCGCCGAAGGCCGAAGAAGCCAAGCCCCCCAAGGCAGCACCCAAGGCAGACCCCGTGCCCGTGCCGCAGCCAGCGACCGCGTCCGATACTGCGGCGAAACCGACTTTGCGCACCCGCCTCCTGATGTTCGGCCTGCCCGCCCTGCTGATTGCGGGCGGCGCCGGCTGGTGGCTGACCAGCGGCGGGTCGGTGTCGACCGACAATGCCTATGTCCAGATGGACAAGGTCTCGATCGCCGCCGAGGTCGGCGGGCGGATCACCGAGGTCGCGGTGAAAGACGGGCAGAACGTGACCGCAGGCCAACTCCTCTTCCGCATCGACGGCGAGCCCTATCGGCTGAATGTCGCACAGGCGACCGCGGCGATCGACGCCGCCGAGGTCGAGGTCGGCAATTTGTCGGCGAGCGCGAACACGTCGAGCGTCGACATCGCCGCGGCGCGCGAGGATGTGAAATTCGCCGAAGTGACCTTCGGGCGCCAGGCGGCGCTGATGGAAAAGGGCTTCACCACCAGGGCGGCCTACGACGCCGCGCGCCACGCGGTGAGCCAGGCGCGCGAGCGCGTCCGCCAGGCCGAGGCCGCCGCCGCCGAGGCGCGCGTCAAGCTCGCCGCGGGCCCGTCCAGCGGGATCAACCCGCAGGTCGAGGCGGCGCGCGTCCAGCGCGCGCAGGCGCAGGTCAATCTCGGCCGCACCGAGGTGCGCGCGCCGAGCGCGGGACGCGTCGCGCAGTCGGACCGGCTGCAGATCGGCCCGATGATGGTCGCGGGGCTGCCCGCGGTGACCTTGGTCGACACGGCGCATCCGTGGGTCGAGGCCAATTTCAAGGAAACCGACCTCGCCGACATGCGCGTCGGCCAGCGCGCCGAGATCAGCTTCGACGCCTATCCGGGGCTGAAGATCCGCGGCCATGTGCTGACGATCGGCGCGGGCACGGGCAGCGAATTTTCGGTGCTGCCGGCGCAGAACGCCACCGGCAACTGGGTCAAGGTGACGCAGCGCGTGCCGGTGAAGATCGCCTTCGACGAAAAACCGTCGCGCGAGATGATCGCGGGGCTGTCGGCCGATGTGCGGGTGTTCACCGGCAACGGGGCGGTGGCGGGGAAATAG
- a CDS encoding arginine deiminase family protein, with product MTAPHLFTHALLRTPAPSAIHGIRADGGPDPDFAGLAAEHDAYVSALRDLDLDLTILPPLDAFPDALFVEDVALTFANGAILLRPGAATRAGEVDHIREALAAHHDRLLELTAGHVDGGDVLRLADRVVIGLSARTDRAGAEALASLLADLGYQAEIADTPPGVLHFKTGCGLIDAETIFAVPALAGCPQFAGLEVVVTPPGEEEAANLLRINDTILVGDRWTATHALLASRGFAIRPLATRQIARIDAGLSCMSLRW from the coding sequence ATGACCGCCCCCCATCTCTTCACCCACGCCCTCCTCCGCACCCCTGCTCCGTCCGCCATCCACGGCATCCGCGCCGACGGCGGCCCCGACCCCGATTTCGCCGGCCTCGCCGCCGAGCATGATGCCTATGTTTCGGCGCTCCGCGACCTCGACCTCGACCTCACCATCCTCCCGCCGCTCGACGCCTTCCCCGACGCGCTGTTCGTCGAGGACGTCGCGCTGACTTTCGCTAACGGCGCGATCCTGCTCCGCCCCGGGGCCGCCACCCGCGCGGGCGAGGTCGACCATATCCGCGAAGCGCTCGCCGCGCACCACGACCGACTGCTCGAACTCACCGCAGGTCATGTCGACGGCGGCGACGTGCTGCGTCTCGCCGACCGCGTCGTCATCGGCCTGTCGGCGCGCACCGACCGCGCCGGCGCCGAAGCGCTCGCCAGCCTGCTCGCCGACCTCGGCTACCAAGCCGAGATCGCCGACACGCCACCCGGCGTGCTTCATTTCAAGACCGGCTGCGGCCTGATCGACGCCGAGACGATCTTCGCCGTCCCCGCGCTCGCCGGCTGCCCGCAATTCGCCGGGCTCGAGGTCGTCGTGACGCCCCCCGGCGAGGAAGAAGCGGCGAACCTGCTGCGTATCAACGATACCATCCTCGTCGGCGACCGCTGGACCGCAACCCACGCGCTGCTCGCCTCGCGCGGCTTCGCGATCCGCCCGCTCGCGACGCGTCAGATCGCGCGCATCGACGCGGGGCTCAGCTGCATGTCGCTGCGCTGGTGA
- a CDS encoding MarR family winged helix-turn-helix transcriptional regulator yields MSETIGFLLNDTARMFRRDFNARTKESGITALQSRVLTYLARYPGIRQGPLAELIEVEPITLSRMIDRLEEGALVERRADPTDRRAWQLYLTAQAEPLLDHLRQTAKAVVAEATEGMSEAEREMLAALVERVRANLSRRICQKEKETI; encoded by the coding sequence ATGAGTGAGACCATCGGCTTCCTGCTGAACGACACCGCGCGGATGTTTCGCCGCGATTTCAACGCGCGCACGAAGGAGAGCGGAATCACCGCGCTGCAGTCGCGCGTGCTCACTTATCTGGCGCGCTACCCCGGAATCCGGCAGGGCCCGCTCGCCGAACTGATCGAGGTCGAGCCGATCACGCTGTCGCGGATGATCGACCGGCTGGAGGAAGGCGCGCTGGTCGAGCGCCGCGCCGACCCCACCGACCGCCGCGCGTGGCAGCTTTACCTGACGGCGCAGGCCGAACCCTTGCTCGATCACCTCCGCCAGACCGCGAAGGCGGTGGTCGCCGAAGCCACCGAAGGGATGAGCGAGGCCGAGCGCGAGATGCTCGCGGCGCTGGTCGAGCGCGTCCGCGCCAATCTGTCGCGCCGCATATGCCAAAAAGAAAAAGAGACGATCTGA
- a CDS encoding 2-hydroxychromene-2-carboxylate isomerase, with protein MTLTADLFWSFRSPYSYLCIARYRALAASHDLAINLRPVYPLAIRQPDFFERNHPNWLSYTMRDMIRVAQFHGIPFGPPRPDPIVQDIMTREIAAEQPYIYRLTRLGQAASRRGKSLAFAHEAAQLIWGGAVDWHLGDHLAGAAKRAGLDLAELDAEAERDADTLDTEIAANQVALEIAGHWGVPTLVFDGEPFFGQDRIDMARWRMEQKGLLPR; from the coding sequence ATGACCCTGACCGCCGACCTTTTCTGGTCCTTCCGCTCGCCGTACAGCTACCTCTGCATCGCCCGCTACCGCGCGCTCGCGGCGAGCCACGACCTCGCGATCAACCTGCGCCCGGTCTATCCGCTCGCGATCCGCCAGCCCGATTTCTTCGAGCGCAACCACCCCAACTGGCTGAGCTACACGATGCGCGACATGATCCGCGTCGCGCAGTTCCACGGCATCCCCTTCGGCCCGCCGCGCCCCGACCCGATCGTGCAGGACATCATGACGCGCGAGATCGCCGCCGAGCAGCCGTACATCTACCGCCTCACGCGCCTCGGCCAGGCCGCGTCGCGCCGCGGCAAGAGCCTCGCCTTCGCGCATGAGGCGGCGCAGCTCATCTGGGGCGGCGCGGTCGACTGGCACCTCGGCGACCATCTCGCGGGCGCCGCCAAGCGTGCCGGGCTCGACCTAGCCGAGCTGGATGCCGAGGCGGAGCGCGACGCCGATACGCTCGATACCGAGATCGCCGCCAACCAGGTCGCGCTCGAGATCGCCGGCCATTGGGGCGTACCGACCTTGGTCTTCGACGGCGAGCCCTTCTTCGGGCAGGACCGCATCGACATGGCGCGCTGGCGCATGGAACAGAAGGGCCTGTTGCCGCGATGA